A genome region from Desulfobaccales bacterium includes the following:
- the acpS gene encoding holo-ACP synthase — MIYGIGVDLVKVARIERVLERYGDRFLDRVFTSREIAYCRGKAWAASALAMRFAAKEAFSKALGVGLRKGGIRWREVEVVPNPIGKPEIFVSGRAAALCETAGIANMHLSLTDEDSRALAVVILER; from the coding sequence ATGATTTACGGCATCGGCGTTGACCTGGTGAAGGTGGCCCGGATCGAGCGGGTCTTGGAGCGCTATGGCGACCGGTTTTTAGACCGCGTCTTCACGAGCCGGGAGATCGCCTACTGCCGGGGGAAGGCCTGGGCCGCGTCCGCCCTGGCCATGCGCTTTGCCGCGAAGGAAGCCTTTTCCAAGGCGTTAGGGGTGGGCCTGCGCAAAGGCGGCATCCGCTGGCGGGAGGTGGAGGTAGTCCCCAACCCCATAGGCAAGCCCGAAATTTTCGTAAGCGGCCGGGCCGCGGCCCTCTGTGAGACCGCGGGCATCGCCAACATGCACCTGTCCCTCACCGACGAAGATAGCCGGGCCTTGGCGGTGGTGATTTTGGAGCGGTGA
- a CDS encoding rubredoxin, whose amino-acid sequence MAVFTCEKCGEKVETRCKPKKCPACSESGCMGKAEAPAVKKEPKK is encoded by the coding sequence ATGGCCGTCTTTACCTGCGAGAAATGTGGCGAAAAAGTGGAGACCCGGTGCAAACCCAAAAAGTGCCCGGCGTGCAGCGAATCGGGCTGTATGGGCAAAGCAGAGGCCCCGGCCGTCAAAAAAGAACCAAAGAAGTAA
- a CDS encoding spore germination protein GerW family protein, producing the protein MAAPAVEIIGKLMDELKTVAKTETILGQEIKVGEFTLIPISRISLGVGAGGGKGTDNKKEGEGGGGGGGVMVTPIAFIVIKGDEISFHGIKRGGALDGLFEHLPEITDKILAKCHAEEVKGEQAEPEA; encoded by the coding sequence ATGGCGGCTCCTGCTGTGGAAATTATCGGCAAGCTCATGGATGAACTCAAAACCGTTGCCAAAACCGAAACCATCTTAGGGCAGGAGATTAAGGTGGGAGAATTCACCCTGATTCCTATTTCCAGAATCTCTCTGGGGGTCGGCGCGGGTGGCGGAAAAGGCACCGACAACAAGAAAGAAGGGGAGGGCGGTGGCGGTGGCGGCGGGGTGATGGTCACGCCCATTGCCTTTATCGTCATTAAAGGAGACGAAATTTCTTTCCATGGCATTAAACGCGGCGGCGCCCTGGATGGGCTCTTTGAACATCTTCCCGAAATAACCGACAAAATTCTGGCTAAATGCCATGCGGAAGAGGTAAAAGGAGAGCAGGCGGAGCCCGAAGCCTAA